Within the Glycine max cultivar Williams 82 chromosome 12, Glycine_max_v4.0, whole genome shotgun sequence genome, the region tcattattaatgtttataattttgatgttaCATCTATAGTGCTGGATTTACGAGCACTTTCCGTCGATCGCGGACTCCACTGCTTATCAGGAGTACGACGAGGATTCTCCGCGTGCGTGTAGGTGGATTGCGACCAAGAAGACCGTGAAGAGCATTCGTACGCTGACGTACAGGGAGCGCTTGGACAGACTCCAGATTCTGGATGTCTGTTGGATCCCTTATGGGGAGCACCGAGAGGTCCGGAACTTCCATGTCAGATCATGTTATTCCGGTCTCTTGCGCTGGGGGCCTGTTGTTGTTTATTACCGATCGGAGAGGGTCGTGCGGCAGTTTGGCTACACGCAGACCATTCCTGCTCCTTCTGTCGATTCATGGGTCTCGTATGATGATATACAcgacaggtggatgcactacGAGGATCATATCGTTCCAGCAGGTGAGGTGTGGATTGTGCCAGGCCAGTGTTCTAGTGACTACATGGACTGGTTCTTCCGCATCTCCcatcctttcatgacaccaGGCCACGCATTAGATCCTCTGCATCATGGTCACGCCCCGCAGCCCCGAGTCGTCCCTCAGGCCCCGCAGACGGATATCCCTCGCGTGCCGGAGCCAGGAGCATCGTCGACATCTGCGAAGGAGCCTAGACATGCAACGGtaagtaatattaataatttacatcatttacctcaatatttacataataatttgtgtaatcagtttgttttgtatgtaaCAGGAAGTTTGTGATGACATTGCTGAGAGGTTGGAGCGCCATCTGAGTCTAGGGGGGGTCACGCCTGGCTCATCGACACATGAGGTGATCGAAGAATGCCTCAGGTTGGCCAGGAGTGTGACACAGGACCATCTTGTATATGTTAGGTCTAGACGCAGGCGGCGCACGGATTAGGCGTAGTTTATGtgcatattttatattgatattccatgtatatacagatattgtacatgaactcatttcatgagtattgttggttttatttattttcattagtaatgttagttttatttatttccatttgtgtctatatacacgcgtgttattaaaatggtctagttaacttagtttaccaactaataaaaaataatttgaaatataactttaaatataattgaaataaagaagttgaaaagggtgtaaaaaaaaattaaacaaaaaatggacatcATTCGTTATCTAAgatccttattttatataacgtactaatatttttaaattctcttataattactattttcccacttatactaatgatcatgtaaaaaatgtattataaagtagttagtattttaatttttaatataatactaattattttttttatattctttataatattaatgatatgattaattctttataatattatcttttatgtatttattgatttttattaatatgtataaaataacctttaataataattataatgggaCTGGGTAAGTTTTTTAATATCATcttctaaacaaatttattctaaaaaaatatattaaaaaattaattatttataataaataaatatttataaatatattataattaataaaatgaataaatatatttaattatattataaataaatatgttgtatctttaaagtatattttaattatttttcctcttacggatcaagttgattcggaagtcacttacggatcaagttgatccgtaagtctcttacggatcaacttgatccgtaagaggaaAACCAAACAAGGGAAATTTTGCCATTTTTTtagaatgttgggtgcaccagcaataatgctgggtgcacctagcaacactcttaCCTTCTTTGACCTACAAATAACAGAGCTGCCCACAAAAAGTACCTTCCAGTCACAAACACACCCTCACCCACCAAATTGCCACTCTAGATCTTCCTAAATCAACACAAAtacaacaccaccaccaccacaaagatatacttttttaatattttaaatcctCCCTTCCTCCTACCACATTATTCACGGGGCACAGATGTCATttccattattttaaaaaggggTGTAAtagtaatttcaatttttgaaataaaatataaaaacaaagaaatcaatattttaatcacTTATACAATATTTTCATACTTCACCATGGAGGACCATTTCAATACTTCTTTACCGTAGAAGCGCCCAATTTTCTTTCCCACAACAGGCGCAAAAAAGATTCCACTGTTGGACAAATGTTTGCCATTTGCTATTATACCCTTATTTGTACGTtctttattagtttattatgtGCCTTCAACTCATGCAATCTATAGATGATTAgaaattaactataaaaatcaTCGTCCATGGGTAGGGCCTGCgatttgttgaaaaaatatattctcaTCCACCACCAGTGTTTATTTTGCATTGAAGAACACAAAAATTgctgcactttttttttcatcacctacacaatatttttttttcctatctcTTTCTCGTTAATAGTACTTTGGATGTCTAAACAtcatttttgaaaagaaaaaaaaagaaatatattaatcaCTGAGAAATTGCATGAGGATATTCAGGTTGTGCTAGTGTTGGCAAATTGACCTAAATGGGTCACTTTTACAAACTAATTACCAAATAGGATCCTTTCTTAAACTATTTACGTAGGGGGTCTGTTTTTACATGCATCCCGCTACTGGCATTGGCGATACAGGGAAGTCCTGCAATTGGCATTGGCAATACAGGGAAGCTGCCACTGGCATTGGCACATGCTGCTGACGTGGAGGGTGTTTCGCCATTGGCACTAGCGAAACACGTGAAGATAGGGTTTAGCCAGCAGCTTTGGCGAAACAGCTGCTGGTTTCAGAGGTGTAGGTGTGCAGGTGAAGGAATCTTGGGAGCTGCGCACAGAGGGTATCGTTAGCATGGATGGCTAAACCAATGTGCATTGCCTTTAAATAGCAAAACTTGGTGGTGCCTTCATACGTTAAAAAGCTTCAGTTCTTCAATTCTTCACGTTTCAAAGTTCATCTAGAAATTATCTATCTGAggtaataatttatttgttacaatacatttataaattatttatttgaagttataattttttgttagaatgcatttagaaattatttatttgaatgcatGGGTTGCCTTTTAAATAGAAAAACCTTGATTGTGCCTTCAAAATTTGTACGTTAGAAAGCCTTCAGTTCTTCAAGTTTTAAAGTTcatttagaaattatttatctgaggtcataatttatttgttacaatacatttataaattatttatttgaagttataattttttgttagaatgcatttagaaattatttatttgaatgcatGGGTTGCCTTTTAAATAGCAAAACCTTGGTGGTGCCTTCAAAATTTGTACGTTAAAAAGCCTTCAGTTCTTCAAGTTTCAAAGTTCATTTAGAAATTATTTGTTTGAggtaataatttatttgttacaatgcatttataaattatttatttgaagttataattttttgttagaatgcatttagaaattatttatttgaattaataattttttgttagaatgaaGTAATAATCTGAAgtttgcccaaacagttttttaattatttatttaaagttttctTAGTATTTTTTGTATATAGTTGACCAGTGAAACCAACGCGCTGCTCCCTATATTCCCTCACCTGCACGCTGACCTCTAAAACTAGCAGTTGTTTCGCCAAAGCTGCTGGCTAAATCCTATCTTCACGTGTTTCGCCGGTGCCAATGGCGAAACACCCTCCACGTCAGCAGCATGTCGCCAATGCCAGTGGCGGCTTCCCTGTATCACAAATGCCAGTAGCAGAACTTCCCTGTATCGCCAATGCCAGTAGCGGGATGCATGTAAAAACAGACCCCCTACGTAAATAGTTTATGAAGGGACCCTATTTGGTAATTAGTTTGTAAAAGTGACCCATTTAGATCAATTTGCCTGCTAGTGCTTGTccttttcttagtaaagatcaAGAGCTCTTTATTTGCATATCCTCCTTTTGCTTGTTTTGGTCCTAACACAATAAACAATAGACCACACTTTGTTTTTTCCATTCACCgcgctatttttttttcaatggctCACTAACCACTCTCACAAATGGACAACATGAGACAGAAAGAGGGTTCACTCTTAACTCACGCACCATAAGAGGCTCACACTACTCAACACAAGAGACTCTCAACTCCTCCCTCGCATAATACAAAATGGCAACAAACCACCACTGCACAGCATTAGAAAACCCACAAGCCACCATGGATTTGTCCATGTCCTTTTGACCTCCACGACCACCTTAGAACACAAAGCTTAGATACACATCTGAAATCACATTTTCGCAGAGAAACTAACttggtttcttttttaaagTCTCCAACATTTGAATAAACAACGACGGTCTATTCTTCCATATGCCAACATCTCAGTCGTGTATGTTTCTTACTTTTATGTAAACATATGACTTGACTTGACTCGTCTTGAACGACTGCTCTATTTGGATCATGCACTCCCCCCAACCCACACTCCTCCCTCAATCTATCACCATCGATCAACACAACACTGCTCTGAACTGAGGCTACTGGGGCTGGATATAATTCTCAATGGCTtcgatcttcttcatcaactgCTTTGTGAAACTTGAGGGAGAAGAAACCAGAAAAGTAGTGTATTTTGTTACTTTGTTAATTTGTGTTGTGAGGTTGTGTACGTTCTGGTAAGGATTTTTAACAGATACCGGAGAATGGTTGCCTTATTATTCTATTACTTTTCGGGGatgttgttaaaataattgCATGGTTACTTGAATATCAGACATTTTCATATTATTCCAAGTTATAAAATTGCTAATATAAGTACGTGCAAAGATCTTATATCAATGGAAAGACCAAACCCTCAGGGATCATACCAATGTGGATTGATCAAACCAAGTCGAACCATCATGCTCGCAAACTCTGGTCCTTATATCAATGGCAAGCAGAGGTACGCCGTCAATGGTGTCTCATACAATGCACTAGATACCCCATTGAAACTAGTTGACTACTTCAACATCCCGAGAGTTTTCTATTTTGGAAGTATTCCTACCTATCCTAACGGGGGCAATAATGCCTATCTCCAAACTTCTATCATGGGGGATAATTTCCATGAATTCATggaaattttgttccaaaattgGGGACGATTATGTGCAGTCATAGCACATCGACAACTATTCCTTCTTTGTTGTAGGTTATGTCTTATCTTATATAGTTTGCATTGCATTTTAGCCATATAAGTGTAACAAACATATTGATTTGATGAGATGAATAATAGGTTTGGTAGCGGGCAGTAGACAACAAAGACAGTAGAGTACACTACAATCTGAGAGACGCAGTTGCTAGATGCACCACTCAGGTGTATCCAAGGTCATGGACTGCAATCTACATGTCTCTTGACAACATGCGAATGTGGAACAAAAGCTCCGAGAATTGGGGAAGGCAGTACTTCGGACAATAATTGTATCAATCAAAATAGAGTCCTATTTATAGCATAGACAAATGAAGTTTCTACAACTACATGAACATTGAAAACTTTCAAAGTTGTAAAAACCTACCAACGATCTACCTAGGTGCcaagtatcaaaattaaaaatcatgtaataaataaattggtCTTGAACTCACTTCCCAATTTCATTGCAGAGACAAACAAGGTGGACCATACAGGACCTTGGGCCAGTACCAGCTGGTTGCAAACATTAACTAAGTTCACTACTTACAACAAACAAGCCatattaatagtaaaaaatgtgTGCACATTCCATGAAGGTACAAAGTTAAAGGCAAAAATTAAAAGGGGCACACAAACCTTCGACGCTAGGGCAAGGCACGAAGTCGGGGCAACACGAGAACCACCTTTGAGATTGTGCGACTGACCTCGGCAGGGCGGCATGACCATAATCTCACTGAGGGCACACGATGGTATCATAGAAATAACCTTGCAAATGATGTAAACCACTGTCCAGACTATAAACAACTTTGTAGGTTGTGAGCTTTATCTTCGAATTCAAGAATGTTAATGTTCAGAGGTAGTACTCTAACAATGCAAACAAACACGGAATGAATATTATTCACCAAACAAAAcacatttacaaaattaaatacggacaactatttttttttcattaacaatGACAGTTTTCTTCTATAACCCGTCTTTAATAAAGTCTTCCATTTACAAAAGTGTCATCACGTCCTACCTACAAAGACGGTTGTGTAAAGATATCATAGTTATATTTGCATTTATTACACAAATGTCACTgcgtcacattctaagacggttccttagaactgtcttagaatgtgcatcgtaaaaaaaggttttttagtAGTGTTCCATGTCTTTTGATAGAATTGTcgtgaaaattaattatgtgcATTCTTGATATCTACccaaaaaccttttttttgtgaaattaagGGAAAGACCTCCAATAaccactaaaaaaaattgtacggAAATTCAATAAAGGTTACATTAGTCATAACGGCAAGATCAATAAGCGAAGGAACAACATCAAAAATACGAAGCCTATCCTCAAAGGATTGAGCAAAACTAGCTAATGCATATGCAACTTGATTAGCTTCCCTATGAGCATGAGACCAAGAGAAACTACCTCTATTTGAAGGGGACCATAAGATATTATGGACAAGACCATAGCAAATGTGAGTTCTCGCACAACCATTGCGTAACAAATTAATAACTACCTGCAAATCGGATTCAACAACAAACCTTGTGCATCCTTGACTCCAAGCAATGTGGATGCCCAACAAAATGCCCCACAACTTAGCATGCACCATAGAACAATAACCTAATTTAGAAGTAAAGGCAAACAACACTCTTAAGCTAAACATCAtcaacttatattattttactttattcaaaattatttccatGTCTTGTACTCCCTCCAGAAAataaccaataataaaaaaaaaaagatcaactTACTCCaagaataactttaaaaaagttCTATtatagttaataataataataataataataataataataataataataataataataataataataataataatttatgtgtgatggattaaaatataagtaaattttaattaactttcttctttttaatgaTATCATTTCTAAAATACGTttcatttaattagaattttattttcaacaaccttctctttttctagctatcctatgaataaaatttagaaagtatttaaagaaattaactaattttttattaatattatcaaagttaaatataatgttaacttattttaattaatatcaatcggtttttatatatatatttcaatccaAAAGAAGTACTAGTAATGCCCAACAAAGCATTACAAAATAACATCTCTCATTCTACCAATTTTTTAACATCGCTCATTCCCTAGGTGGAAAAACTAAAAAGacatcctgggttaggggtgaGCAAAAATAATCGATCTTACTGTAAATCGAGAaagcttatttaaaaataatgctTTTAGGCGATCAAATTGGGGCTTCTGATTGCGATAGCTAAAAAAAATCGATTAGAAACGAATAATTTGGGAGGATgctgttttgaaaataaaaaaccattTATGTCTGCCCCCGACAAAACCCAAAACACAActagcttaatttttttaattgcataCTGCATAGCATTCATGTGCTACGAGCATATGATTATGCACTCTATGCCAAGGCTTAACAAATGACAAGGCATTTCTCTTTATCTTGAATACTTTCATGataccttttttctttctcctttttttttatttcactgtTCTCCCATTTGTAACCCAACCAAGCCTCCGTCAAGACTAACATGTTATACAAGTATTCACCACCAACGCCAATCTTGGTCCCCTTCTCGAAAACGTCAATAATGTCTTCTTCAAAACCAACTGGTACACCACTAGTCAGTTCATCATCGACATCTTCTCTGACATCAACTGGTCTCCCTCGTTCACAGTTGCGTTCTTCATTATCTTCTATGCCAATGTCATATATAAACCCGCCGTAAACCACCTTACTAAACCACTACCCAACGAGCCTGAGTCTGACTAACATAAAGATGTTCACAGTCGACTATGATTTTGAATGACAGTGTTCTATTTTGGTCAGATTAAACATCTTAGGTTTAAATCTGACCAAAATCGACTGATTGACATCTTTTATACCTGAGTAAAGCTCTACTAGTACTTGAGTTGCATGCTATCATAGTCTTATCTTGACTTTAGTGTAAAGACCCACCTTGTCAGAATTTGAacccttttatataaaaaaaataattatgattttgaaCAAcctgaagaaaaatattaaggaaataatggattttttaaaaaataaataaccgaATTCCTCCCACTTGCTATGTAGTTCCTATAAATAAGTTTCGAGATTCAAATAGTAAAACACACATTGAAAACTTAGGATAAAATATTTGCAACATTAAATGTGAAGTGGGTAGGATATTGACAGGTACAGATTAAATAAtatacactatatatatatatatatatatatatttctaaaatcTGATAATTAAATAGTTTAACGATCAAACATAAAATACCCACATTATGTCAGATTTTATATTTCTCAAGTACCTGATGTACAATTATACTTAAAGATCGTTGGTTGAAACTAAggcttacaaaaaaaaactatctagTGCGTTAATAAACACATGGTTTTAGAATTCAAAGCCATACAACTTCAAAATATAGGGTGGGTTGTTTAGAAGTCTCATGACTACAAGACCATGGAGATTTATATCATTTATCTATAAACaacttaaaaatcaaaatttccaACAATGCAAGTCCCCCTAAAGTAGCATATAAATACGCAGAACATGAccaacacaaaaaacaaaataacactactaaaaaaaatactttgaacATCActattttaacatcaatttttgataaaatcgatgttaacgaatgagTGGtgtcatttttgtaaataaactaattttgttgacatcgatttttttttaaaaaatgacgtTAATGTggtgatattaacatcggttattaaaaaaactgatgttaacgtgacaatattaacatcagttattaaaAAACTGGTGTTATCGTGacaatgttaacatcagtttttgtaaAATCAATGTTGAGTTTTAATGTTGtgttttaattttccttttattaaagCTTTCTCGTTTTCAACAACAATGGATCTTCTGACCCCCTGCAAGCTCATTGAGCGCTTCACCCTCGACCAGCTCCTTGGCATCCTTTAGGACACGGTGGTGCGCCACCTCGACGTCCTTGTTGTTGTGTGCACCATCGTGGACCACGACATCTCTCAGCGCAAGCTCTTCATCGGCGGCCTTGGCTAGGACACCACCATTGATGGCCTCCACTTGCTCTTCTCCATCTTCGGTGACCTCGAGGAGGCCTTTATCATCCTCGATGGTACGCTTCTTGCCCTCTACAAGCCCAGCAAGCACATCAACGTCCGCATGATGGTGACATAGCTCGCCGCCACTAGGAACTCCGCAGTGAACACAAACCCCACTGATGTGGCTCTCTGTAAGATCTATGTTGCTAGGTTGCCGTCAGACATCCCTGCAGATAAGCTTCTCGTGCACTTCTCCATGTACGGTGAAATCGAAGAAGGGTCGTTAGGGTTTGATAAACAAACAGGAAAGTCAAAAGGATTTGCTATGTTTAACCCTCTACTTCTTTTTCAATCTCTTTTCATGGTAAACTCTCTCTATTTTAACTCTTTCATTTAACAGAAAGAAACAATGTTAAGTTCAACTTTTAACTCTCAGAGTTGAACTATGTTGCAAATGCTCATGTTTTCACTGCACCAAAATGCTCTCCCACCGCTCACTTTCCTTATCGGAATTTGGTTCCAACTCGAGCATCACTCATCGCTGGTTCCCCACTATGGAAGACATCTAGTTCAATTACGCTAGTGTCATTGCATTCCATTTACAATAATTACTACCTTTAACTTCATAATTGAATTCTTGGATAATTTAGTGATCTTGGGTTCTTAATTTCTCTAATATgttaattaagagaaaaatataaaaaaattgcatgttAGTTAGGATTCAAAATAAAGTAGAACTCGTGAACTGGAACTTTTTGTAGAGTAGACTATATTAGAATTTTGTAGTTAGGGATTACTATAGGCCCCAACTTTCTTTGTTAATGTTTAGTACATCTTTTAGATCCTGGACTTAATTTTATCCCATTGGGAGACCTTGCCATCGGAGCAACCCTTTTATTTATCCAGAAGTATACAGGTAACCCTTATTTCTTGCATTTtcagtgaaacacttttataaaaatgtttaagGAAGTGGTTACTTATGTCTTGCAGTGCCATGATAATTGTATTTTCTCTCTCTGTGTGTATTTTCAGGTTGCTTCCTTTACTAGGGAAAATCAAGCTGTATCTAGTTTAAACAAATTTCTTGTAGATGCTTTCAAATAAGGAATTCATGAAGGTTCTATATATAGCTGGAGTGGTTCTAGGTTTgggttattttgttattttcagcAATAATGCTTTCATTGTATGGTTTAGTGCAAAGATGATAATGGAAAAGAACCCAATGGGCTGATTAGTGTGATTATTAATGTGCAATTGTTTCAATGTAAgtagcatttttattttaatgtatttccTCTGCTCATGAAGTTTGatagtttatttcttttttatcaaaacaAATACAAACACACAATCACGACTCTAGAGATCAATAGATCCATAATTCAAGTTGttgacataatttttatttattttttccatatCTTAGGTCTCTTGGACATGCATCCCCTAGCATGAGTGCTTTAGTTGTAGGTTTTACTGTAGCTTACAAAATGTTGTAGGTCAGTACTTTGCTTCAATATTTGAGaccatattttagttttttttgaaCCATTTTCGTTGCTCAAAAGATAATGAACTTAATATAATTTGACTAGGACCACAAAGACGTATTCAAAGAGGTTTGATCAATGATAATGAATTCCAACTaatatacctttttctttttgttgttagGTGgaaaaaggtttgaccaaagatgCTAAGGCACATAAATTAGCACTAAGGCTTGAACTTGTAAGCTCATACATCAACATCTTGACTTCTGTATAagttataaattcattttttaaagataataatactTCTTTTGTTTGGTCGCATGCTCTTGGAAGCCAATTAGTTGAGGCTAAGGTTTCATTATACTTTAGGAATTGATCACTGTCATCGTTATGGGCAATCTTCATTTCTACTATGAAGACCGGTTTCGTAGCCATACTGGGTATTTTTTCTAGGTGTGTTAATATCATTCTGTCTCTCTCAAATGcatattttgtttcttcattttttcgtGTTTTTAGAATGCAAACACTCTTTAATCTttgttacaaaaaataatttgaaactaCAAAATCAAGAGTGAGactcattgaataaaaaatgagatataCTATAttgtgatttctaataaatttgagTTGATAGTAATATGTtgtaagtatatattttttttgggttaaatTACTCAATTGATCCCTATAGTTTCACGattcttaccttttttggttcttatagtttgaaagtgttgtttttagtccctatagtttacattttaattctcttttagtccctatagttttgaaagtggtttttttaatccttataatttttattttaattctcttttagtccctatagtttgaaagtagtttttttagtccctatactttatattttaattccattttagtccttaccatcaaaatatgagtaatattatcaattacaattaactacaaataTATTAGCAgataatttgtaactaatttatcgtaagataatttgtaataaaaaattaattgataatttataactaatttgtagctatttacttttatatatatttttgtaataaggactaaaatgtaattaaaatacaaattatagggactaaaaataccactttcaaattatggaaactaaaagagaattaaaatacaaactataaggactaaaaagaacacttttaaactacagggactaaaagagaattaaaatgtaactgCAGGGACTACAAAAATCACTttgaaattatagggactaaaaaaataagaatcatgaaactatagAGACCAAATGAGTAttttaacctattttttttttaaaaatatgtgtaCACTATTTGGTCTTCTTTGTTGACTTTTATTCCTAAGCATAAATCTCCAAGACCATTACCTTGATCTAGATCCTCTAATTGTATATTATATACTTTATTTGATTCCATTCTCTGCTACTACTATGCATTTATCTATCATTTTCTTGTAGGTTTTCTTATATATTACTTTAAAGTAAATTATACTCTCATAAAAAATgcttaatttatatttctcaCATTGAAAATATACATGTACctccattaaaaaataaatgttacatttgatttttttttcttttaattttaatataaaaaatctttttttagttttttctgtCAGTAACAACACCCCCTATAACACCAAACTGACTCTTAGCATAGTTAATCTTCAAGCCCGAGACCATTTCATAACCTCTTAGCATGGCCTTCAACACCAAGACATTGTCCCATGTAGCCTCACCCACAAAAACAGTATCATCTACATACTGCAGAATGTTTGTGGGTTCATTTTTCATTCCAACCCTGTAGCTACTATAAAAATTCTTCCGGACTGCTTCCCTCATTAGGCTTGTGATGCCTTCCCCAACTATGTTAAAGAGTCAATGTATGAtatgtattcttaaaaaattgtccATGAGCTGTTTGATAGAATGActgaaaaaggctttaaatacactctcagtataatgtcttttgAGAGTCAATGTATCACCATGAAGTGACAGTCATATTGttgataaaaggctttaaacacactgtggctaatttctgtatggtttttttagggctatcatttactactgctaaTTGGCATTGCTGTGGAAGCGCTTTGATTATATCTTTGAAGCCTCAAAGtcaggtatttatatctttgattcgaaaactaatttgaaattgttgttgtatacATTACTAgtatatttgtaacttatgctatggctgtctacatgacctttctttcattggactgatatgttcatgcctctctacatgacctttctttcattggactgatatTTTTGAAGTATTTACTGTGATTTAAACTCTCAGAACTTGTTCATTATTagtgttgaatgtttttgtaattttatctgctgcccttctctatatatatgttgtgactgccactgcccttctctctctcttgtattatctttttttcttattagcaaaattataatttgtattaataactgtgagtaccagaggtactaaatatACAAGGTAGAAACCAGCAGACTAGCAGAACCATAGGTCCTACGAATCACGTGCCAATCTAAATAGAATACAATAACCCTGCACTACTACCCTAATCAAAAAAT harbors:
- the LOC102666227 gene encoding protein MAIN-LIKE 1-like, which produces MVRTRGLGRALGQVTGRGVGRGDRDDSGDAPQRRRHTASAQRQRVAVTATHDEPVIPAPDVQDDPMEAPTAAEDIVADIPADTGIEAAEDEHKGFSGGPSDPSVFTLYANHVSCSVWTREERPELKLSSHGRKVHNLGRHVPAIEELVVGTGLSPLIACSVDTGDQGLLSVFVERWHRETSSFHLSVGELTITLDDVSSLLHLPVIGDLHAFEPLHVDDAVQMLVDLLMVSPESARAETAQCHGPYVRLRWVHDIYECRCQAGHWTVAARTYLLHLLGCTLFANKSATNVHVVYLEALRDLSMTERYAWGVATWCWIYEHFPSIADSTAYQEYDEDSPRACRWIATKKTVKSIRTLTYRERLDRLQILDVCWIPYGEHREVRNFHVRSCYSGLLRWGPVVVYYRSERVVRQFGYTQTIPAPSVDSWVSYDDIHDRWMHYEDHIVPAGEVWIVPGQCSSDYMDWFFRISHPFMTPGHALDPLHHGHAPQPRVVPQAPQTDIPRVPEPGASSTSAKEPRHATEVCDDIAERLERHLSLGGVTPGSSTHEVIEECLRLARSVTQDHLGSPAIGIGNTGKLPLALAHAADVEGVSPLALAKHVKIGFSQQLWRNSCWFQRCRCAGEGILGAAHRGYR